In the genome of Nocardia sp. NBC_00416, one region contains:
- a CDS encoding fatty acid desaturase family protein, whose amino-acid sequence MTAKAATRDVPVDRIEVSPPPEPAARAHRSDYSVLLRRVRDAGLLDRRLSYYAWKGGAVVAALIAGWTAFALIGDSWWQLAVAAFLAAIFAQLAFLGHDAGHRQIFGSRRADYLVGTLFGNLAIGVSIGWWTSNHNRHHAHPNTEDADPDIMGVLAHSSVRARAGRGLRRVIFRYQGWLFFPMLLLEGASLHYSSVRAIVRRDIPRRGLEAALLLAHAAGYLAIVFLVLSPVKAVVFIAVQQGLFGLYMGSSFAPNHKGMAVLPAGDSTDYLRRQVLTSRNVRGGPVVDTAFGGLNYQIEHHLFPSMPRPNLRRAQPMVAQYCAEIGVPYCETGLIASYTQSVGHLNTVGKSTRRGAAAAAAPADSESER is encoded by the coding sequence ATGACGGCAAAAGCCGCCACACGAGATGTTCCTGTCGACCGGATCGAGGTCTCACCGCCTCCGGAACCGGCGGCGCGCGCACACCGCAGTGACTATTCGGTCCTGTTGCGGCGAGTGCGCGACGCGGGTTTGCTGGACCGGCGATTGTCGTACTACGCCTGGAAAGGCGGGGCCGTCGTAGCGGCGCTGATCGCCGGTTGGACGGCGTTCGCGCTGATCGGCGACTCGTGGTGGCAGCTCGCCGTCGCCGCCTTCCTCGCCGCGATATTCGCCCAGCTCGCCTTCCTCGGCCACGATGCCGGGCACCGGCAGATCTTCGGCAGCCGACGTGCCGACTACCTGGTGGGGACGCTGTTCGGGAACCTCGCCATCGGGGTGAGCATCGGCTGGTGGACGAGCAACCACAACCGTCACCACGCGCATCCCAATACCGAGGATGCCGACCCCGACATCATGGGAGTCCTGGCCCATTCCAGCGTGCGGGCGCGCGCGGGCCGCGGCCTGCGCAGAGTGATCTTCCGCTATCAGGGCTGGTTGTTCTTCCCGATGCTGCTCCTGGAAGGCGCCAGCCTGCACTATTCGAGTGTCCGGGCGATCGTGCGGCGCGATATCCCCCGGCGCGGCCTCGAGGCGGCACTGTTGCTCGCGCACGCCGCCGGGTACCTGGCCATCGTGTTCCTGGTCCTCTCACCGGTCAAGGCGGTCGTTTTCATCGCGGTGCAGCAGGGACTGTTCGGCCTCTACATGGGCTCCAGTTTCGCGCCCAACCACAAGGGCATGGCGGTATTGCCGGCCGGCGACTCCACCGACTACCTGCGCCGCCAGGTGCTCACCTCGCGCAATGTCCGCGGCGGGCCCGTCGTCGATACGGCTTTCGGCGGCCTCAACTACCAGATCGAGCATCATCTGTTCCCCTCCATGCCCCGGCCCAATCTGCGCCGGGCTCAGCCGATGGTCGCGCAGTACTGCGCCGAGATCGGCGTGCCCTATTGCGAGACCGGGTTGATCGCCTCCTATACGCAGTCGGTCGGCCACCTGAACACTGTCGGAAAGTCCACCCGGCGCGGCGCCGCGGCGGCCGCCGCCCCCGCCGATTCCGAATCGGAGCGGTGA
- a CDS encoding GntR family transcriptional regulator, with translation MHHTAEHDERLDPGDAARDRPIFEGQIRRLLPTSGHLMARRLRDLLRAELRSGAFGGGRLPGESELMARHRASRDVVRAALDLLRRDGLIERRRGLGTLPIREEYIVAGAPPPAGRSLEAHLALGRIAPRLLHWAWIPAPPVIAARLSDVAVGEDCLCIEYVLLLDDRPLAVFTNYLRAPEAGGVDQAVFRDDFYSLLHTGGIDIAGCDVGVQAARADDCAAALLHVLPGEPVLLVEQTIRDGTGAAIDYALGTCRGELQLEIGGIPRIDMTAALPR, from the coding sequence ATGCACCACACCGCCGAACACGACGAGCGACTCGACCCGGGCGACGCGGCGCGCGACCGTCCGATCTTCGAGGGACAGATCCGCCGTCTGTTGCCGACCTCGGGACATCTGATGGCTCGCCGCCTGCGCGACCTGCTCCGTGCGGAGCTGCGGTCCGGGGCGTTCGGCGGGGGCCGGCTGCCCGGCGAATCCGAGCTGATGGCCCGGCATCGAGCCTCCCGTGACGTGGTCCGGGCGGCACTCGACCTGTTGCGGCGGGACGGCCTGATCGAACGCAGGCGCGGACTCGGCACCCTGCCGATCCGCGAGGAGTACATCGTCGCGGGAGCGCCGCCGCCCGCGGGCCGGTCACTGGAGGCGCATCTGGCGCTCGGCCGGATCGCACCGCGCCTGCTGCACTGGGCATGGATACCCGCGCCGCCGGTGATCGCCGCACGGCTGAGCGACGTCGCCGTGGGCGAGGACTGCCTGTGCATCGAATACGTCCTGCTCCTCGACGACCGTCCGCTCGCCGTGTTCACCAACTACCTGCGCGCGCCCGAGGCCGGCGGTGTCGACCAGGCCGTCTTTCGCGACGACTTCTACTCCCTGCTGCACACCGGGGGTATCGATATCGCCGGCTGCGATGTCGGGGTCCAGGCCGCGCGCGCCGACGACTGCGCGGCCGCCCTGTTGCATGTGCTGCCCGGTGAGCCCGTACTCCTGGTGGAGCAGACGATCCGCGACGGCACGGGCGCCGCGATCGATTACGCGCTCGGCACCTGCCGCGGCGAACTCCAGCTGGAGATCGGCGGTATCCCCCGAATAGATATGACCGCGGCGCTTCCACGCTGA
- a CDS encoding amidase, translating into MTTTVPTTTLPTLTDAASALRRRETTATELVEQAIAAADAADGDIGVYLARFDDRARAAAARADEKFAAGLPLGPLEGIPLGIKDILAHSHGPTTAQSLVLDPAWGASIGDCAVVRRLERAGAIVTGKTTTMEFAIGAPDPDKPFPVPRNAWDTTRWAGGSSSGSGSGVAAGMFCGAIGTDTAGSIRIPAAFNGITGLKPTFGRVPKSGVVPLGYTLDHVGPMARSAADCAVMLAAVAGFDGSDPYSSRTPIDDYAGALTGDLRGVTIGVDDLERYATGGIDPAQPALFGAALEALRAAGAKVVPIEVPMYQELTAIDFVVMLAEAHAYHRQTLRTRWSDYGRATRIILAGGAGIGGPDYVQAQRVRRIAQQRMAELLDTVDLVVTPTGHLGAPALDTMDPLDPLGVLPSLHTPYWNPLGNPTLAVPIGLSSEGTPLSMSLSGSPFAEAAVLRAGDAFQRRTGHHTQIPATVERGGAR; encoded by the coding sequence ATGACGACGACAGTCCCGACCACCACCTTGCCGACACTCACCGACGCGGCGAGCGCCCTGCGCCGCCGCGAGACGACGGCCACCGAACTCGTCGAACAGGCCATCGCCGCGGCCGACGCCGCCGATGGCGATATCGGGGTGTACCTGGCCCGTTTCGACGATCGTGCGCGCGCCGCGGCCGCCCGCGCGGATGAAAAGTTCGCGGCCGGTCTGCCACTCGGCCCGCTCGAGGGAATCCCGCTGGGAATCAAGGATATTCTCGCCCATTCGCACGGACCGACCACCGCGCAGAGCCTGGTGCTGGATCCGGCGTGGGGCGCCTCGATCGGCGACTGCGCTGTCGTGCGCAGGCTCGAGCGCGCGGGCGCCATCGTGACCGGGAAAACCACCACCATGGAGTTCGCCATCGGCGCACCCGACCCGGACAAGCCTTTCCCGGTACCGCGCAACGCCTGGGATACCACCCGCTGGGCAGGTGGCTCGAGTTCGGGATCGGGCAGCGGTGTGGCCGCCGGGATGTTCTGCGGCGCGATCGGAACCGATACCGCGGGCAGTATCCGCATTCCGGCGGCGTTCAACGGCATCACCGGTCTGAAACCGACCTTCGGTCGGGTGCCGAAATCCGGTGTGGTTCCGCTGGGCTACACCCTCGACCACGTGGGTCCGATGGCGCGCAGCGCCGCCGACTGCGCCGTGATGCTCGCCGCCGTCGCGGGATTCGACGGGTCCGATCCGTACAGTTCGCGTACTCCCATCGATGACTATGCCGGGGCGCTGACCGGCGACCTGCGCGGCGTCACCATCGGTGTGGACGATCTGGAGCGGTACGCGACCGGCGGCATCGACCCGGCGCAGCCCGCACTGTTCGGCGCGGCACTCGAGGCGCTGCGGGCGGCGGGGGCGAAGGTGGTTCCGATCGAGGTACCGATGTACCAGGAGCTCACCGCAATCGACTTCGTCGTCATGCTCGCCGAGGCGCACGCCTACCACCGGCAGACCCTGCGCACCCGGTGGTCCGATTACGGGCGGGCGACCCGGATAATCCTGGCCGGCGGGGCCGGGATCGGGGGTCCCGATTATGTTCAGGCGCAACGTGTCCGGCGCATCGCCCAGCAGCGGATGGCCGAACTGCTCGACACGGTGGACCTGGTCGTCACACCGACCGGCCACCTCGGCGCGCCCGCCCTGGACACGATGGACCCGCTCGACCCGCTCGGCGTCCTGCCCTCCCTGCACACCCCGTACTGGAATCCGCTGGGCAACCCGACCCTGGCGGTGCCGATCGGACTGTCCAGCGAGGGCACTCCGCTGTCGATGTCCCTCTCCGGCAGCCCTTTCGCGGAGGCGGCGGTGCTGCGCGCCGGCGACGCCTTCCAACGCCGCACCGGCCACCACACCCAGATCCCGGCCACCGTCGAACGAGGAGGAGCTCGATGA
- a CDS encoding winged helix-turn-helix transcriptional regulator, whose protein sequence is MEWMEVGLDNCPVTRALDVVGSRWTLLVLRELFNGVRRFEDIQQHLGVSTSVLSRRLAEMVGHGLAHRIPYRAEGQRARSEYQPTEKAWELYPVIVGLMQWGDRHLADPAGPPVRLVDNRSGKPVVAAVVPADAQICAPADISVIPAGAAGETRRSRTQPTV, encoded by the coding sequence ATGGAGTGGATGGAGGTCGGCCTGGACAATTGCCCGGTGACGCGTGCCCTGGATGTCGTCGGGAGCCGCTGGACGCTGCTGGTTCTGCGGGAATTGTTCAACGGGGTACGTCGTTTCGAGGACATCCAGCAGCACCTGGGGGTATCGACCTCGGTGCTGAGCCGCCGTCTCGCCGAGATGGTGGGGCACGGTTTGGCCCACCGCATCCCCTACCGCGCCGAGGGGCAACGCGCGCGATCGGAGTATCAGCCGACGGAGAAGGCATGGGAGCTGTATCCGGTGATCGTGGGTCTCATGCAGTGGGGAGACCGGCATCTCGCCGATCCCGCCGGTCCGCCCGTCCGTCTGGTCGACAACCGCTCCGGGAAGCCGGTGGTCGCGGCGGTCGTCCCCGCCGATGCACAGATCTGCGCACCGGCGGATATCAGCGTGATACCCGCCGGTGCGGCCGGGGAGACCCGCCGATCGCGAACTCAGCCGACGGTGTAA
- a CDS encoding enoyl-CoA hydratase/isomerase family protein, whose product MSHGYTALTVRRDRGVAFVSFDHPPVNLVDAQLITDLDRFHDEIHDDAAIRVIVFQSALPDFFLAHGDMRLVSEPETLAAYAAGPGPGLYRRFAGLPQVTIAKVAGRVRGGGAEFLLYLDLRYAALGSSWFGQPEVSLGIIPGGGGTQLLPRLIGRSRALEVVLGGGRYDAATAERYGWIDRALPAAELDAFVDDLAFRIAAQPPAAVAAAKEAIAHATDARDADTDRETALLMPLFTGPEARQRFSDALAAGAQTHPGELDLEGLLGRLGAVAVE is encoded by the coding sequence ATGAGCCACGGTTACACCGCGCTGACCGTCCGCCGAGACCGCGGAGTCGCCTTCGTATCCTTCGACCATCCCCCGGTCAATCTGGTCGACGCACAATTGATCACCGACCTCGACCGCTTCCACGACGAGATCCACGACGACGCCGCGATTCGGGTGATCGTCTTCCAGAGCGCCCTTCCGGACTTCTTCCTCGCCCACGGCGATATGCGCCTGGTGAGCGAACCGGAGACCCTGGCCGCCTACGCGGCGGGACCGGGCCCCGGCCTCTACCGCCGATTCGCCGGACTACCGCAGGTGACGATCGCCAAGGTCGCCGGCCGGGTGCGCGGTGGCGGCGCCGAATTCCTGCTGTACCTCGACCTGCGCTACGCCGCCCTCGGAAGTTCCTGGTTCGGGCAGCCCGAGGTGAGTCTCGGCATCATTCCCGGCGGCGGTGGCACCCAACTGCTCCCGCGGCTGATCGGCCGATCCCGGGCGCTCGAGGTCGTGCTCGGCGGGGGCCGCTACGACGCCGCGACCGCCGAGAGGTACGGCTGGATCGACCGAGCGCTCCCGGCCGCGGAACTCGACGCCTTCGTCGACGATCTCGCCTTCCGCATCGCCGCCCAGCCACCCGCCGCGGTCGCGGCAGCGAAGGAAGCCATCGCCCACGCGACCGATGCGCGCGACGCGGACACCGACCGCGAAACCGCATTGCTCATGCCGCTGTTCACCGGGCCGGAGGCACGGCAGCGCTTTTCCGACGCGCTCGCGGCGGGCGCGCAAACCCACCCGGGCGAACTCGACCTCGAAGGTCTGCTCGGTCGCCTCGGCGCCGTCGCGGTCGAGTAG
- the ilvD gene encoding dihydroxy-acid dehydratase, which yields MKPRSRDVTDGLEKTAARGMLRAVGMGDDDWGKAQIGVASSWNEITPCNLSLDRLAGGCKDGVFAAGGFPMQFGTISVSDGISMGHEGMHFSLVSREVIADSVETVMQAERLDGSVLLAGCDKSLPGMLMAAARLNLASVFLYAGSILPGIAKLSDGSEREVTIIDAFEAVGACSRGLMSRADVDAIERAICPGEGACGGMYTANTMASAAEALGMSLPGSAAPPATDRRRDGYARRSGAAVVELIRRGITTSDILTKEAFENAIAVVMAFGGSTNAVLHLLAIAHEADVALSLEDFARVGRRVPHLADVKPFGRHVMTDIDRVGGVPVLMKALLDAGLLHGDCLTVTGRTVAENLASIAPPDPDGKVVRVLSEPIHPTGGITILHGSLAPGGAVVKSAGFESDVFEGTARVFDRERAAMDALEDGTIAAGDVVVIRYEGPKGGPGMREMLAITAAIKGAGLGKDVLLLTDGRFSGGTTGLCVGHVAPEAVDAGPIAFVRDGDRIRLDVGTGTLDLLLEPAVLDERRDGWAPLPSRYTRGVLAKYARLVGSASQGAVCD from the coding sequence ATGAAACCGCGCAGCCGTGATGTCACCGACGGACTCGAGAAGACCGCCGCGCGCGGGATGCTGCGCGCGGTCGGCATGGGCGACGACGACTGGGGGAAGGCCCAGATCGGAGTGGCGTCCTCGTGGAACGAGATCACCCCGTGCAACTTGTCGCTCGACCGGCTGGCCGGCGGTTGTAAGGACGGCGTATTCGCCGCCGGCGGATTCCCCATGCAATTCGGCACCATCTCGGTCTCCGACGGGATCTCGATGGGCCACGAGGGGATGCACTTCTCTCTGGTCTCGCGTGAGGTGATCGCCGACAGCGTGGAGACCGTGATGCAGGCCGAACGACTGGACGGATCGGTTCTGCTCGCGGGTTGCGATAAATCGCTGCCCGGGATGTTGATGGCGGCGGCCCGGTTGAACCTGGCGAGCGTGTTCCTCTACGCCGGATCCATCCTGCCGGGTATCGCGAAATTGTCCGACGGCAGTGAGCGCGAAGTGACCATCATCGATGCGTTCGAGGCGGTGGGCGCCTGCTCGCGAGGTTTGATGAGCCGGGCGGACGTCGATGCGATCGAGCGGGCGATCTGCCCGGGCGAGGGCGCGTGCGGCGGTATGTACACCGCCAATACGATGGCGAGCGCGGCCGAGGCGCTGGGGATGTCGCTGCCCGGCAGCGCGGCGCCCCCGGCCACGGATCGTCGGCGCGACGGATACGCCCGCCGCAGCGGTGCGGCGGTAGTCGAACTGATCCGGCGCGGCATCACCACCTCCGACATCCTCACCAAGGAGGCGTTCGAGAACGCCATCGCGGTGGTGATGGCGTTCGGCGGGTCCACCAACGCGGTGCTGCACCTGCTGGCGATCGCGCACGAGGCCGATGTGGCGCTGAGCCTGGAGGATTTCGCCCGAGTCGGTCGTCGCGTTCCGCACCTGGCCGATGTGAAACCGTTCGGACGGCATGTGATGACCGATATCGACCGCGTGGGCGGTGTCCCGGTGTTGATGAAGGCGCTCCTCGACGCCGGACTCCTGCACGGCGACTGTCTCACCGTGACCGGTCGTACGGTGGCCGAGAACCTGGCGAGCATCGCGCCGCCGGACCCGGACGGCAAGGTCGTGCGGGTGCTGTCCGAGCCGATCCATCCGACCGGCGGTATCACCATCCTGCACGGGTCCCTCGCGCCCGGCGGCGCCGTGGTCAAATCCGCCGGGTTCGAATCCGATGTCTTCGAAGGCACGGCCCGGGTCTTCGACCGCGAGCGGGCCGCCATGGACGCGCTCGAGGACGGGACCATCGCGGCGGGTGACGTCGTGGTCATCCGGTACGAGGGACCCAAGGGCGGGCCGGGAATGCGCGAGATGCTGGCGATCACCGCGGCGATCAAGGGCGCCGGACTCGGCAAGGACGTCCTGCTGCTGACCGACGGACGGTTCTCCGGCGGTACCACCGGCCTGTGTGTCGGCCATGTGGCCCCGGAAGCGGTGGACGCGGGACCCATCGCCTTCGTTCGGGACGGCGACCGCATCCGCCTCGACGTGGGCACGGGCACTCTCGACCTGCTGCTGGAACCGGCGGTACTCGACGAGCGCCGTGACGGCTGGGCGCCGCTGCCGTCCCGCTACACGCGAGGGGTGCTCGCGAAGTACGCGCGCCTGGTGGGCTCCGCCTCGCAGGGGGCGGTCTGCGATTGA
- a CDS encoding MarR family transcriptional regulator — translation MDAASLHLVARRLRAIAFVATGNTGRRRIPPSEYAVLEDVALHPGSSIRDITDRTAITQSLVSRIVARFRDQALLTTVPDPADGRRVLVTVEPGVVQEVFRTRGRVPVDFALGAELPHLSPVQQTRVIALLDELVGLIEVPGGSAGAPGSGGPTRTERAAQ, via the coding sequence ATGGATGCTGCCAGCCTGCACCTGGTCGCCCGCAGGCTCCGGGCGATCGCCTTCGTCGCGACCGGCAATACCGGTAGGCGCCGGATCCCGCCGAGTGAATACGCCGTGCTCGAGGATGTGGCGCTGCACCCCGGCTCGTCGATTCGCGATATCACCGACCGGACGGCCATCACCCAGAGCCTCGTATCGCGAATCGTGGCGCGCTTCCGCGATCAGGCCCTGCTCACGACGGTGCCGGACCCCGCCGACGGCAGGCGCGTACTGGTCACGGTCGAGCCGGGCGTCGTGCAGGAGGTCTTCCGGACCCGCGGCCGGGTACCGGTCGATTTCGCGCTGGGGGCCGAACTGCCCCATCTGTCACCGGTACAGCAGACCCGGGTGATCGCGCTGCTCGACGAATTGGTCGGGCTCATCGAGGTACCCGGCGGGAGTGCCGGAGCCCCGGGCTCCGGCGGGCCGACTCGAACCGAGCGCGCCGCGCAATGA
- a CDS encoding SDR family NAD(P)-dependent oxidoreductase, whose translation MHGISRLIYEVGHGLDTHLGLPRLRPRPTLPTVATGRTVLITGASSGIGRAAAVRLGAAGADVALLARRETELNEVAAQIRAQGGTASVHPCDLNDFDALDAAVAAVLAEHGGVDVLINNAGRSIRRRLDESYERFHDFERTMRLNYFAALRLMLAVLPGMRERQSGHIVNILSVANLFGGPGYSAYVASKAALDSLSASFDAETLPEDVRFTSVYMPLVRTPMIAPNAQYRDSAALTPEQGAQIICRALTDRPRHVGPLLGRLAAVIDTAFPEYSAAGRGDRFTKGM comes from the coding sequence ATGCATGGAATATCCCGTCTGATCTACGAGGTCGGCCACGGACTGGACACCCACCTCGGACTCCCCCGGCTGCGCCCGCGGCCCACCCTGCCCACCGTGGCGACCGGACGGACCGTGCTGATCACCGGCGCCTCCTCGGGCATCGGCCGGGCCGCGGCCGTCCGGCTCGGCGCGGCAGGCGCCGACGTCGCGCTGCTGGCGCGACGGGAAACCGAACTGAACGAAGTCGCCGCGCAGATCCGCGCACAGGGCGGCACAGCCAGCGTCCACCCCTGCGACCTCAACGATTTCGACGCACTCGACGCCGCGGTCGCCGCCGTACTCGCCGAGCACGGCGGCGTGGACGTCCTGATCAACAATGCCGGACGGTCGATCCGGCGCCGGCTCGACGAATCCTATGAACGCTTCCACGATTTCGAGCGCACCATGCGCCTGAACTATTTCGCCGCACTGCGCCTGATGCTCGCCGTGCTACCGGGTATGCGCGAACGACAGTCCGGACATATCGTCAATATCCTGTCGGTCGCGAACCTCTTCGGCGGTCCCGGTTACAGCGCCTATGTCGCGTCGAAAGCGGCACTGGACTCGCTCTCCGCCAGTTTCGATGCCGAAACCCTGCCCGAGGACGTCCGTTTCACCTCGGTGTACATGCCGCTCGTCCGCACCCCGATGATCGCCCCCAACGCGCAATACCGCGACAGCGCGGCCCTGACTCCCGAACAGGGTGCACAGATCATCTGCCGGGCGCTCACCGACCGTCCCCGGCACGTCGGGCCGCTCCTCGGACGCCTGGCCGCCGTGATCGACACCGCTTTCCCCGAGTACTCGGCAGCCGGGCGCGGCGACCGCTTCACCAAAGGAATGTGA
- a CDS encoding thioesterase II family protein, which translates to MPSSAEPSTWLRELRPGRAGHPTLICFPPGGGSATGYSRLASSFGPGPAVYAVQYPGRQDRLGDPLVPSITELAALIAAAIRPLTAARPVLFGHSMGATVAFETARCLEADGRPVAALFVSGRPDPTFVEQGTLHRASDDALIAELERLANDPASVRVLRDEPGLAELVLPAVRNDYRAVETYRYRPGTRLGCDIFALLGRSDPTTTPDQLGGWRHHTAGGFATSSFPGGHFYLDDNSREIADLIVRNVGAENPSSP; encoded by the coding sequence GTGCCGAGCAGTGCCGAGCCGTCCACCTGGTTGCGGGAGTTGCGACCCGGGCGCGCGGGGCATCCGACGCTGATCTGCTTTCCCCCGGGTGGCGGCTCGGCCACCGGTTACAGTCGCCTCGCTTCGAGTTTCGGCCCCGGCCCGGCCGTGTACGCCGTCCAGTATCCGGGCCGTCAGGATCGGCTCGGTGACCCGCTCGTCCCCTCGATCACCGAACTCGCCGCTCTCATCGCCGCGGCGATCCGGCCGCTGACCGCCGCGCGGCCGGTCCTCTTCGGTCACAGCATGGGTGCGACCGTCGCCTTCGAAACCGCCCGGTGCCTCGAAGCGGACGGGCGGCCGGTCGCGGCACTGTTCGTGTCCGGTCGCCCGGACCCCACGTTCGTCGAGCAGGGGACCCTGCACCGGGCGTCCGACGACGCGTTGATCGCCGAGCTCGAGCGGCTCGCGAACGACCCGGCGTCGGTGCGGGTGCTGCGTGACGAGCCCGGTCTCGCCGAACTCGTATTGCCCGCCGTGCGTAACGATTACCGGGCGGTCGAGACCTATCGGTACCGGCCCGGGACGAGGCTTGGCTGCGATATCTTCGCGCTGCTCGGCCGATCCGATCCGACGACCACACCCGATCAGCTCGGCGGGTGGCGCCACCACACCGCCGGCGGTTTCGCGACGAGTTCGTTTCCCGGCGGCCATTTCTATCTCGACGACAACAGTCGTGAGATCGCGGATCTCATCGTCCGGAACGTCGGTGCGGAGAATCCTTCGAGCCCGTAG
- a CDS encoding YceI family protein — protein sequence MTTSQETAGPAATLRSGEWALDTAHSSIAFTIRHLGIAKVRGGFTRFETQFVVDDSGAAAIAAIIHLDSFDTGNPDRDNHVRAADFLDVANRPTLTFRATEPVRIADTFAVAGEATLGSVTRPVTLDVEWGGIGDLGPGGGRHAGFSATGTIKRSDFGVGVPAPGMLSDAVKIELEIQLIEPV from the coding sequence ATGACCACATCCCAGGAAACCGCCGGCCCCGCCGCGACCTTGCGCTCAGGTGAATGGGCACTCGATACCGCGCACTCCTCGATCGCCTTCACCATCCGCCACCTCGGTATCGCCAAGGTGCGTGGCGGATTCACCCGCTTCGAGACCCAGTTCGTGGTGGACGACTCCGGCGCCGCCGCCATCGCGGCGATCATCCACCTCGATTCGTTCGACACCGGAAACCCGGACCGGGACAACCACGTGCGCGCGGCCGATTTCCTCGATGTCGCCAACCGCCCCACCTTGACCTTCCGTGCCACCGAACCGGTTCGCATCGCCGATACCTTCGCGGTCGCGGGGGAAGCCACGCTGGGTTCGGTGACCCGGCCGGTCACCTTGGATGTGGAATGGGGCGGCATCGGCGACCTCGGTCCCGGCGGTGGACGCCATGCCGGGTTCTCCGCGACCGGCACCATCAAGCGCAGTGATTTCGGGGTCGGCGTCCCCGCGCCGGGGATGCTGAGCGACGCCGTCAAGATCGAGCTCGAGATCCAGCTGATCGAGCCGGTATAA
- a CDS encoding helix-turn-helix transcriptional regulator, with product MTRSAFAEFLVRRRAELRPADLGLPAGGRRRTPGLRREEVAVRAGVSVDYLARLEQGRDSNPSIAVVEALATALLLDERERSTFGWLALTSSHAARCPKEPEAHEQVPETMEAILRALTPTAAFVLGRRANVLGWNAAWADFAAPLGLLDDRENVNLAHYVYAHPMARRVLRNWSETADALAETLRRAALRWPGDTGLRETIDALHRIPDFAARWRPQGAHHDIATTLRFDHPELGTVDVPFESLESDRQQSLVVWLVDRAPASGQSLRLVPRQAVGE from the coding sequence ATGACCCGAAGCGCATTCGCGGAGTTCCTGGTCCGGCGCCGCGCCGAACTCCGCCCCGCAGATCTGGGCCTGCCCGCCGGCGGGCGGCGCCGCACCCCGGGGCTGCGGCGCGAAGAGGTCGCCGTTCGCGCCGGGGTCAGCGTCGACTATCTGGCCCGGCTCGAGCAGGGTCGTGACAGCAATCCCTCGATTGCGGTGGTGGAGGCCCTGGCGACGGCGCTGCTGCTGGACGAACGGGAGCGCAGCACTTTCGGCTGGCTCGCGCTGACCAGCAGTCATGCGGCCCGGTGCCCGAAGGAGCCCGAGGCGCACGAGCAGGTTCCCGAAACGATGGAAGCCATTCTGCGGGCGCTGACACCCACCGCGGCGTTCGTGCTCGGCCGCCGGGCGAACGTCCTGGGCTGGAACGCGGCGTGGGCGGATTTCGCCGCCCCGCTGGGCCTGCTGGACGATCGGGAGAACGTGAATCTGGCCCACTACGTGTACGCGCATCCGATGGCCAGGAGAGTCCTGCGCAACTGGTCCGAGACGGCCGATGCTCTCGCCGAGACGCTGCGGCGCGCCGCCCTGCGCTGGCCCGGTGACACCGGCCTGCGCGAGACGATCGACGCACTGCACCGAATCCCCGACTTCGCCGCCCGCTGGCGCCCGCAGGGTGCGCACCACGATATCGCCACGACCCTCCGTTTCGACCACCCGGAACTGGGCACCGTCGACGTCCCCTTCGAGAGCCTGGAAAGCGACCGGCAACAGAGCCTGGTCGTCTGGCTGGTCGACCGCGCTCCCGCGTCCGGTCAGAGCCTGCGCCTGGTGCCCCGGCAAGCCGTCGGGGAGTGA
- a CDS encoding VOC family protein has translation MKADDHFHLGLVTTDMAATVAALSAALGYEWGDQLGNIVQVTGPSGVDDVELACVFSITEPRLEVVRAVPGTLWEPVAGGGVHHLGYWSDDVTADIAELVGHGWQVEATREMPDGALFFAFLQKPGGFRIELVDRRAEPSMRRCWQAPAER, from the coding sequence ATGAAGGCTGACGACCACTTCCATCTCGGCCTGGTGACCACGGATATGGCCGCGACCGTCGCCGCGCTATCGGCCGCCCTCGGCTACGAATGGGGCGACCAACTGGGCAATATCGTCCAGGTGACCGGACCCTCCGGCGTCGACGATGTCGAGCTGGCGTGCGTGTTCTCGATCACCGAGCCGCGACTCGAGGTAGTGCGTGCCGTGCCGGGAACACTGTGGGAACCGGTCGCCGGCGGTGGTGTGCATCACCTCGGATATTGGTCCGACGACGTGACCGCCGATATCGCGGAACTGGTCGGGCACGGATGGCAGGTCGAAGCGACCCGCGAGATGCCGGATGGCGCACTGTTCTTCGCGTTCCTGCAGAAACCCGGCGGGTTCCGGATCGAACTGGTGGACCGCCGGGCCGAGCCGAGCATGCGTCGATGTTGGCAGGCCCCCGCCGAACGGTGA